One Pseudomonas ekonensis DNA window includes the following coding sequences:
- the rpoH gene encoding RNA polymerase sigma factor RpoH, with amino-acid sequence MTNSLQPAYALVPGANLEAYVHTVNSIPLLSPERERELAESLYYEQDLEAARQMVLAHLRFVVHIARSYSGYGLAQADLIQEGNVGLMKAVKRFNPEMGVRLVSFAVHWIKAEIHEFILRNWRIVKVATTKAQRKLFFNLRSQKKRLAWLNNEEVHRVAESLGVEPREVREMESRLTGHDMAFDPAAEADDDSAFQSPANYLEDHRYDPARQLEDADWSDNSNHNLHEALEVLDERSRDILYQRWLAEEKATLHDLAQKYNVSAERIRQLEKSAMNKLKSSIAA; translated from the coding sequence ATGACCAATTCTTTGCAGCCTGCGTACGCGTTGGTTCCGGGTGCGAACCTGGAAGCCTATGTGCACACCGTCAACAGCATTCCGTTGCTGTCGCCGGAGCGGGAGCGTGAACTGGCCGAGAGTCTCTACTATGAGCAGGATCTTGAGGCGGCTCGGCAGATGGTGCTCGCCCACCTGCGGTTTGTCGTACACATTGCCCGCAGCTATTCCGGCTACGGTCTGGCCCAGGCCGACCTGATCCAGGAAGGCAACGTCGGCCTGATGAAGGCCGTGAAGCGTTTCAACCCGGAAATGGGCGTTCGTCTGGTGTCCTTCGCGGTGCACTGGATCAAGGCCGAGATCCACGAGTTCATCCTGCGCAACTGGCGGATCGTGAAGGTCGCGACCACCAAGGCCCAGCGCAAGCTGTTCTTCAACCTGCGCAGCCAGAAGAAGCGTCTGGCCTGGCTGAACAACGAGGAAGTCCACCGCGTGGCGGAAAGCCTCGGCGTCGAGCCGCGGGAAGTGCGTGAGATGGAAAGCCGTCTGACCGGCCACGACATGGCCTTCGATCCGGCCGCGGAAGCGGACGACGACAGCGCTTTCCAGTCGCCGGCCAACTATCTGGAAGACCACCGGTACGACCCGGCCCGTCAGCTGGAAGACGCCGACTGGAGCGACAACTCCAACCACAACCTGCACGAAGCGTTGGAAGTGCTGGACGAACGCAGCCGTGACATCCTCTACCAGCGCTGGCTGGCGGAAGAGAAGGCCACGCTGCACGACCTGGCGCAGAAGTACAACGTGTCGGCCGAGCGTATCCGTCAGCTCGAGAAGAGCGCGATGAACAAGCTCAAGTCGTCGATTGCCGCATGA
- the mtgA gene encoding monofunctional biosynthetic peptidoglycan transglycosylase, producing MLRSFFRRLSKALLWFAGGSVLLVVLFRFVPPPGTALMVERKVESWVDGEPIDLQRTWKPWDEISDDLKVAVIAGEDQKFPEHWGFDISAIRAALAHNELGGSIRGASTLSQQVSKNLFLWSGRSYLRKGLEAWFTALIEVLWPKQRILEVYLNSAEWGDGVFGAEAAARHHFGTGARSLSRQQSSLLAAVLPNPRAWSASRPSPYVLRRASWIRQQMNQLGGDSYLLGLNDSRRAPWTQ from the coding sequence ATGCTGCGTTCATTTTTCCGTCGCCTGTCGAAGGCGCTGCTCTGGTTCGCGGGCGGCAGTGTCTTGCTGGTCGTGCTGTTCCGCTTCGTGCCGCCGCCGGGCACGGCGCTGATGGTCGAACGCAAGGTCGAGTCCTGGGTCGACGGCGAGCCCATCGACCTGCAACGCACCTGGAAGCCGTGGGACGAGATCTCCGACGACCTCAAGGTCGCGGTGATCGCCGGGGAAGACCAGAAATTCCCCGAGCACTGGGGCTTCGACATCAGCGCGATCCGTGCGGCGCTGGCCCACAACGAACTGGGCGGCTCGATCCGCGGCGCCAGCACGCTGAGCCAGCAGGTCTCGAAGAACCTGTTCCTGTGGTCGGGCCGCAGCTATCTGCGCAAAGGGCTGGAGGCCTGGTTCACTGCGCTGATCGAAGTGCTCTGGCCCAAGCAGCGGATCCTTGAGGTGTACCTGAACAGCGCGGAATGGGGCGACGGCGTGTTCGGCGCCGAGGCGGCGGCACGGCACCATTTCGGCACCGGCGCCCGCTCGCTGTCGCGCCAGCAGTCCAGCCTGCTCGCTGCCGTGCTGCCCAACCCGCGGGCCTGGAGCGCCAGCCGCCCGAGCCCGTACGTCCTGCGCCGGGCGAGCTGGATCCGCCAGCAGATGAACCAGCTGGGCGGGGACAGCTATCTGCTGGGCCTGAACGATTCGCGCCGGGCGCCTTGGACCCAATAA
- a CDS encoding DUF423 domain-containing protein has product MLRSFLMLAAFFGFTGVGLGAFAAHGLKSRLTPEYLAIFHTGVTYQLVHALALFGVALLATQVPGRLVAWAGVSFSVGILLFSGSLYLLTTVGIGKLGIITPFGGLAFLAGWVCLGLAAWRLPLTA; this is encoded by the coding sequence ATGCTGCGTAGCTTTCTGATGCTGGCCGCTTTTTTCGGCTTCACCGGTGTCGGCCTGGGCGCATTCGCCGCCCACGGCCTGAAAAGCCGCCTGACGCCCGAGTACCTGGCGATCTTCCACACCGGCGTCACCTATCAGCTGGTTCACGCCTTGGCGCTGTTCGGCGTGGCGCTGCTGGCCACCCAGGTGCCGGGGCGTCTGGTCGCCTGGGCCGGGGTTTCCTTCAGCGTCGGCATCCTGCTGTTCTCCGGCAGCCTGTACCTGCTGACCACCGTCGGCATCGGCAAGCTCGGCATTATTACCCCGTTCGGCGGCCTGGCTTTCCTGGCCGGCTGGGTGTGCCTGGGGCTGGCGGCCTGGCGTCTGCCGCTGACCGCTTGA
- the thiS gene encoding sulfur carrier protein ThiS produces MRIQLNGESYELPDGETVAALLTRLELTGRRVAVELNLDIVPRSQHAETTLNDGDSVEVVHAIGGG; encoded by the coding sequence ATGCGCATTCAGTTGAACGGCGAATCCTATGAACTGCCCGACGGTGAGACCGTTGCGGCCCTGCTGACCCGTCTGGAACTGACCGGACGCCGGGTGGCGGTCGAGCTCAATCTGGATATCGTCCCGCGCAGCCAGCATGCCGAGACCACGCTCAACGACGGCGACAGCGTCGAAGTGGTGCACGCCATCGGCGGCGGCTAG
- a CDS encoding thiazole synthase → MSIVRSDKPFVLAGRTYQSRLLVGTGKYRDMEETRLAIEASGAEIVTFAVRRTNLGQIEGEPNLLDVLSPDRYTFLPNTAGCYDAVEAVRTCRLARELLDGHNLVKLEVLADQKTLFPNVIETLKAAETLVKEGFDVMVYTSDDPIVARQLAETGCIAVMPLAGLIGSGLGICNPYNLQIILEEANIPVLVDAGVGTASDAAIAMELGCDAVLMNSAIAHARQPVMMAEAMKHAIVAGRLAYLAGRMPKKLYASASSPLDGLIK, encoded by the coding sequence ATGAGCATCGTTCGCAGCGACAAGCCTTTCGTTCTGGCCGGTCGTACCTACCAGTCGCGTTTGCTGGTCGGCACCGGCAAGTACCGTGACATGGAAGAGACCCGTCTGGCCATCGAGGCCTCGGGCGCCGAGATCGTCACCTTCGCCGTGCGCCGCACCAACCTCGGCCAGATCGAGGGCGAACCGAACCTGCTCGACGTGCTGTCGCCGGACCGCTACACCTTCCTGCCGAACACCGCCGGCTGCTATGACGCGGTCGAAGCCGTGCGCACCTGCCGCCTGGCCCGTGAGCTGCTCGACGGGCACAACCTGGTGAAGCTGGAAGTGCTGGCGGACCAGAAGACCCTGTTCCCCAACGTGATCGAAACCCTCAAGGCCGCCGAAACGCTGGTCAAGGAAGGCTTCGACGTGATGGTCTACACCAGCGACGACCCGATCGTCGCCCGCCAGCTGGCGGAAACCGGCTGCATCGCGGTCATGCCGCTGGCCGGCCTGATCGGCTCGGGCCTGGGGATCTGCAACCCGTACAACCTGCAGATCATCCTGGAAGAGGCGAACATCCCGGTGCTGGTGGATGCCGGTGTCGGCACTGCTTCCGACGCCGCCATCGCCATGGAGCTGGGCTGCGACGCCGTGCTGATGAACTCGGCCATCGCCCACGCCCGGCAGCCGGTCATGATGGCCGAAGCCATGAAACACGCGATCGTCGCGGGCCGCCTGGCCTACCTCGCCGGCCGCATGCCGAAAAAACTCTATGCCAGCGCCTCTTCGCCGCTGGATGGTCTGATCAAGTAA
- the trmB gene encoding tRNA (guanosine(46)-N7)-methyltransferase TrmB encodes MTESNDTPIQTEEGDERQHRRIKSFVMRAGRMTEGQQRGLEQGAPKFVLPLADAPVDYDQVFGRSAPRSLEIGFGMGHSLLEMAAAAPEQDFIGVEVHRPGVGALLNGVLTQGLSNVRVYDCDAIEVLNRCVADNSLDRLMLFFPDPWHKSRHHKRRIVQASFAELVRSKLKVGGILHMATDWEPYAEYMLEVMNVAPGYRNLAEDGKCVPRPAERPITKFERRGERLGHGVWDLKFEKQS; translated from the coding sequence ATGACTGAATCGAACGACACGCCAATCCAGACGGAAGAAGGCGACGAGCGCCAACACCGCCGCATCAAGAGTTTCGTGATGCGCGCCGGGCGCATGACCGAAGGCCAGCAGCGCGGCCTGGAGCAGGGCGCGCCGAAGTTCGTGCTGCCGCTGGCCGACGCGCCGGTGGATTACGATCAGGTGTTCGGCCGCTCGGCGCCGCGCTCGCTGGAGATCGGTTTCGGCATGGGCCACTCGCTGCTGGAAATGGCCGCGGCGGCGCCGGAGCAGGATTTCATCGGCGTGGAGGTTCACCGTCCGGGTGTCGGCGCGCTGCTCAACGGCGTGCTGACCCAAGGCCTGAGCAACGTCCGCGTCTACGACTGCGATGCGATCGAAGTGCTCAACCGCTGCGTGGCCGACAACAGCCTCGATCGCCTGATGCTGTTCTTTCCGGACCCTTGGCACAAGAGCCGCCATCACAAGCGCCGCATCGTCCAGGCCTCCTTTGCGGAGCTGGTGCGCAGCAAGCTGAAGGTCGGCGGCATCCTGCACATGGCCACCGACTGGGAGCCGTATGCCGAGTACATGCTGGAAGTGATGAACGTCGCCCCGGGCTACCGCAACCTCGCCGAAGACGGCAAGTGCGTACCGCGCCCGGCCGAGCGGCCGATCACCAAGTTCGAACGCCGTGGCGAACGACTTGGGCATGGCGTGTGGGATCTGAAGTTCGAAAAGCAGTCCTGA
- a CDS encoding DUF3392 domain-containing protein has translation MDLILDLLATVSRWSRSNLSEIALALVGCLLVLFGADFKGWVEQRLGSIAGALRVPLMALLCMIGSGAALIYATPWIVKGLSQFNNYSLAPVLLVVLVLIGVVADRR, from the coding sequence ATGGATCTGATACTCGACCTGCTCGCCACCGTCTCCCGGTGGAGCCGCAGCAACCTTTCGGAAATCGCCCTGGCGCTGGTGGGTTGCCTGCTGGTGCTGTTCGGCGCCGACTTCAAGGGCTGGGTCGAGCAACGCCTGGGCAGCATCGCCGGCGCCTTGCGCGTCCCGCTGATGGCCCTGCTGTGCATGATCGGCAGCGGCGCGGCGCTGATCTACGCCACGCCGTGGATAGTGAAGGGGCTGAGCCAGTTCAACAACTACAGCCTGGCGCCGGTGCTGCTGGTGGTGCTCGTTTTGATCGGCGTGGTCGCGGATCGCCGCTGA
- the hemW gene encoding radical SAM family heme chaperone HemW translates to MTDSRPASPLIFGGGAVSSRAPLPTLPPLALYVHIPWCVRKCPYCDFNSHTATQVLPEQEYVDAMLADLDQDLHAVHGRELSSIFFGGGTPSLFSAEALGRLLEGVKQRIRFADDIEITLEANPGTFEQEKFVAYRALGINRLSIGIQSFQQQKLEALGRIHNGDEAVRAAGMARQAGFDNFNLDLMHGLPDQSLDDALSDLRQAIALKPTHISWYQLTLEPNTVFWNQPPVLPEDDTLWDIQEAGQALLAEHGYAQYEVSAYAQPGRAARHNLNYWSFGDFIGIGAGAHGKLSHPDGRIVRTWKTRLPKDYLNPAKSFQAGEKALADDEMPFEFLMNALRLTAGVESRLYPERTGLPLETLAEGRREAERSGLLQVEPSRLAATERGQLFLNDLLQTFLS, encoded by the coding sequence ATGACCGACAGCCGTCCTGCGTCGCCGCTGATCTTCGGCGGCGGCGCCGTTTCGTCCCGGGCGCCGCTGCCGACGCTGCCGCCCCTGGCGCTGTACGTCCACATCCCGTGGTGCGTGCGCAAATGCCCCTACTGCGACTTCAACTCCCACACCGCCACCCAAGTGCTGCCGGAGCAGGAGTACGTCGATGCGATGCTGGCCGACCTCGATCAGGACTTGCACGCGGTGCATGGCCGCGAGCTGAGTTCGATCTTCTTCGGCGGCGGCACGCCGAGCCTGTTCAGCGCCGAGGCCTTGGGCCGTCTGCTGGAAGGCGTCAAGCAACGCATCCGCTTCGCCGACGACATCGAGATCACCCTGGAAGCCAACCCCGGCACCTTCGAGCAAGAGAAGTTCGTGGCTTACCGGGCCTTGGGGATCAATCGCCTGTCCATCGGCATCCAGAGCTTCCAGCAGCAGAAGCTTGAGGCCCTGGGGCGCATCCACAACGGCGACGAAGCGGTGCGCGCCGCCGGCATGGCCCGCCAGGCCGGGTTCGACAACTTCAACCTCGACCTGATGCACGGTTTGCCGGACCAGTCCCTGGACGACGCCCTGAGCGACCTGCGCCAGGCCATCGCCCTCAAGCCGACGCACATTTCCTGGTATCAGCTGACGCTGGAGCCGAACACGGTGTTCTGGAACCAGCCGCCGGTGCTGCCGGAAGACGACACCCTGTGGGACATCCAGGAAGCCGGGCAAGCGCTGCTGGCCGAGCACGGCTACGCGCAGTACGAGGTGTCGGCCTACGCCCAGCCCGGCCGGGCGGCGCGGCACAACCTCAACTACTGGAGCTTCGGCGACTTCATCGGCATCGGCGCCGGCGCCCACGGCAAGCTCAGCCATCCCGACGGGCGCATCGTGCGCACCTGGAAAACCCGCCTGCCGAAGGACTACCTCAACCCGGCCAAAAGCTTTCAGGCCGGCGAGAAGGCCCTGGCCGACGACGAAATGCCGTTCGAATTCCTGATGAACGCCCTGCGCCTGACCGCCGGGGTCGAATCGCGCCTGTACCCGGAACGCACCGGCCTGCCCCTGGAAACGCTGGCCGAGGGCCGGCGCGAAGCCGAACGAAGCGGCCTGCTGCAGGTCGAACCGTCACGTCTGGCGGCCACCGAGCGCGGACAACTCTTTCTCAACGACTTGCTGCAGACATTTCTGAGCTGA
- the rdgB gene encoding RdgB/HAM1 family non-canonical purine NTP pyrophosphatase — MMNLKQLVLASHNAGKLKELQAMLGESVQLRSIGEFSSVEPEETGLSFVENAILKARNAARISGLPALADDSGLAVDFLGGAPGIYSARYADGQGDAANNAKLLDALKDVPEAERGAQFVCVLALVRHADDPLPILCEGLWHGRILTAASGEHGFGYDPLFWVPERNLSSAELTPADKNRISHRARAMDLLRQRLGLK; from the coding sequence ATGATGAACCTCAAGCAACTCGTGCTGGCCAGCCATAACGCCGGCAAACTCAAGGAACTCCAGGCCATGCTCGGCGAGTCGGTGCAATTGCGCTCGATCGGCGAGTTCAGCAGCGTGGAGCCGGAAGAAACCGGTCTGTCGTTCGTCGAGAACGCGATCCTCAAGGCCCGCAACGCCGCGCGCATCTCCGGCCTGCCGGCGCTGGCCGACGATTCGGGCCTGGCGGTGGATTTCCTCGGCGGTGCGCCGGGCATCTACTCGGCGCGCTATGCCGACGGCCAGGGCGACGCGGCGAACAACGCCAAGCTGCTCGACGCCTTGAAGGATGTGCCTGAGGCCGAACGCGGCGCCCAGTTCGTCTGCGTGCTGGCGCTGGTGCGCCACGCCGACGATCCGCTGCCGATCCTCTGCGAAGGTCTGTGGCACGGGCGCATCCTGACCGCCGCCAGCGGCGAGCACGGCTTCGGTTACGACCCACTGTTCTGGGTGCCGGAGCGCAACCTCTCCAGCGCCGAACTGACCCCGGCGGACAAGAACCGGATCAGCCACCGCGCCCGCGCAATGGATCTGCTGCGCCAGCGTCTGGGCCTGAAATGA
- a CDS encoding DUF4426 domain-containing protein, whose amino-acid sequence MGRLITTLLAACLSLSAVAADAIKSERQETFGDVTVHYNTFNSTYLQPDIAKAAELIRSKNQGVINVSVIKDGKPLIANVTGTVKDLTSQSVTLNFRQVTEQGAIYYIAQYPVEQQETRTFEIKVQNGDKINTINFNQELFPGE is encoded by the coding sequence ATGGGACGCCTGATTACCACGCTGTTGGCCGCCTGCCTGAGCCTTTCTGCCGTGGCAGCCGATGCCATCAAGAGCGAGCGCCAGGAAACCTTCGGCGACGTGACGGTGCACTACAACACCTTCAACTCGACCTACCTGCAACCGGACATCGCCAAGGCTGCCGAACTGATCCGCAGCAAGAACCAGGGCGTGATCAATGTCTCGGTGATCAAGGACGGCAAGCCGTTGATCGCCAATGTCACCGGCACGGTCAAAGACCTGACCAGCCAGAGCGTGACGCTCAATTTCCGTCAGGTCACCGAACAGGGCGCGATCTATTACATCGCCCAGTACCCGGTGGAACAGCAGGAAACCCGCACCTTCGAAATCAAGGTGCAGAACGGCGACAAGATCAACACCATCAATTTCAACCAAGAGCTTTTCCCCGGCGAATGA
- the metW gene encoding methionine biosynthesis protein MetW: protein MRADLEIIQEWIPAGSRVLDLGCGDGELLTWLRDHKQVTGYGLENDPDNIAECVAKGINVIEQDLDKGLGNFASNSFDIVVMTQALQAVHYPDKILDEMLRVGRQCIITFPNFGHWRCRWYLASKGRMPVSEFLPYTWYNTPNIHFCTFEDFEELCREREAKVIDRLAVDQQHRHGWASKLWPNLLGEIGIYRVSSPGLQDHKIAV, encoded by the coding sequence ATGAGAGCCGATCTGGAAATCATCCAGGAATGGATCCCCGCCGGCAGCCGCGTGCTCGACCTCGGCTGCGGCGACGGCGAACTGCTGACCTGGCTGCGCGACCACAAGCAGGTCACCGGCTACGGCCTGGAAAACGACCCGGACAACATCGCCGAGTGCGTGGCCAAGGGCATCAACGTCATCGAGCAGGACCTGGACAAGGGCCTGGGCAACTTCGCCAGCAACAGCTTCGACATCGTGGTGATGACCCAGGCCCTGCAGGCCGTGCACTACCCGGACAAGATCCTCGACGAAATGCTGCGGGTCGGCCGCCAGTGCATCATCACCTTCCCCAACTTCGGCCACTGGCGCTGCCGCTGGTACCTGGCGAGCAAGGGGCGGATGCCGGTGTCGGAGTTCCTGCCGTACACCTGGTACAACACGCCGAACATCCACTTCTGCACCTTCGAGGACTTTGAGGAACTTTGCCGCGAACGTGAGGCGAAGGTCATTGATCGGCTTGCCGTGGATCAACAGCACCGCCACGGGTGGGCCAGTAAGCTATGGCCTAATCTGTTAGGTGAGATCGGCATCTACCGCGTCAGCAGCCCGGGGCTGCAGGATCACAAAATCGCGGTCTGA
- the metX gene encoding homoserine O-succinyltransferase MetX, with amino-acid sequence MPAAFPPDSVGLVTPQTAHFSEPLALACGRSLAAYDLIYETYGTLNAQASNAVLICHALSGHHHAAGYHSPDDRKPGWWDSCIGPGKPVDTDKFFVVSLNNLGGCNGSTGPSSVNPDTGKPFGAEFPVLTVEDWVHSQARLADRLGIAQWAAVIGGSLGGMQALQWTITYPDRVRHCLAIASAPKLSAQNIAFNEVARQAILTDPEFHGGSFQEHSVIPKRGLMLARMVGHITYLSDDSMGEKFGRGLKSEKLNYDFHSVEFQVESYLRYQGEEFSGRFDANTYLLMTKALDYFDPAANFDDNLAKTFEGAKAKFCVMSFTTDWRFSPARSRELVDALMAARKDVSYLEIDAPQGHDAFLIPIPRYLQAFGNYMNRITL; translated from the coding sequence ATGCCAGCTGCCTTTCCCCCCGATTCTGTTGGTCTGGTGACGCCGCAAACGGCGCACTTCAGCGAACCGCTGGCCCTGGCCTGCGGCCGTTCGCTGGCCGCCTACGACCTGATCTACGAAACCTACGGCACGCTGAACGCCCAAGCGAGCAACGCCGTGCTGATCTGCCACGCCCTGTCCGGCCACCATCACGCCGCCGGCTACCACAGCCCCGACGACCGCAAACCCGGTTGGTGGGACAGTTGCATCGGGCCCGGCAAGCCGGTCGACACCGACAAGTTCTTCGTGGTCAGCCTGAACAACCTCGGCGGCTGCAACGGCTCCACCGGCCCGAGCAGCGTCAACCCGGACACCGGCAAGCCGTTCGGCGCCGAATTCCCGGTGCTCACCGTCGAAGACTGGGTGCACAGCCAGGCGCGCCTGGCCGACCGCCTCGGCATCGCGCAGTGGGCGGCGGTGATCGGCGGCAGCCTCGGCGGCATGCAGGCGCTGCAATGGACCATCACCTACCCGGACCGCGTGCGCCACTGCCTGGCCATCGCCTCGGCGCCCAAGCTGTCGGCGCAGAACATCGCCTTCAACGAAGTGGCGCGCCAGGCGATCCTCACCGACCCGGAGTTCCACGGCGGCTCGTTCCAGGAACACAGCGTGATCCCCAAGCGCGGCCTGATGCTGGCGCGGATGGTCGGGCACATCACGTACCTGTCCGACGACTCCATGGGCGAGAAATTCGGCCGGGGCCTCAAGAGCGAAAAGCTCAACTACGACTTCCACAGCGTCGAGTTCCAGGTCGAAAGCTACCTGCGCTATCAGGGCGAAGAATTCTCCGGACGCTTCGACGCCAACACCTACCTGTTGATGACCAAGGCGCTGGACTACTTCGATCCGGCGGCGAACTTCGACGATAACCTGGCGAAAACCTTCGAAGGCGCGAAGGCCAAGTTCTGCGTGATGTCGTTCACCACCGACTGGCGTTTCTCCCCGGCCCGCTCGCGGGAACTGGTGGACGCGCTGATGGCGGCGCGCAAGGACGTCAGCTACCTGGAAATCGACGCGCCCCAGGGCCACGACGCCTTCCTGATTCCGATCCCGCGCTATCTGCAGGCGTTCGGCAACTACATGAACCGCATCACGCTTTGA
- a CDS encoding DUF167 domain-containing protein, with amino-acid sequence MAWFRWDGDDLILECHLQPAARSDDFAGLHGDRLKIRLTAPPVEGKANAYLMGFLAKAFGVSKSQVSLVSGELNRQKRVRVRSPKTLPDLPGLVRPAG; translated from the coding sequence ATGGCCTGGTTCCGCTGGGACGGCGACGACCTGATCCTGGAGTGCCACTTGCAACCTGCGGCCCGCAGCGATGATTTCGCCGGGCTGCACGGCGACCGCCTGAAGATCCGCCTGACCGCGCCGCCGGTCGAAGGCAAGGCCAATGCGTACCTGATGGGGTTCCTGGCCAAGGCGTTCGGGGTCTCCAAGAGCCAGGTCAGCCTGGTCTCCGGCGAGCTGAACCGGCAGAAGCGGGTTCGGGTGCGCTCGCCCAAGACGTTGCCCGACTTGCCGGGGCTGGTGCGTCCGGCAGGCTGA
- a CDS encoding YggT family protein: protein MLGLNDAAIFVIQTLGSLYLLVVLMRFILQLVRANFYNPLCQFVVKATQPLLKPLRRFIPSLFGLDMSSLVLALVVQMLLFAVILLLSGYKVDVLFLAPWALIGIFALFLKILFWAMIISVVLSWVAPGSHNPGAELVQQITEPVLAPFRRLVPNLGGLDISPIFAFIVLQLLQSWLIPRLAYYALMPRELFGLI from the coding sequence ATGCTTGGACTCAACGACGCTGCCATTTTCGTGATCCAGACCCTGGGCAGCCTGTACCTGCTGGTCGTCCTGATGCGCTTCATCCTGCAACTGGTGCGGGCGAACTTCTACAACCCGCTTTGCCAGTTCGTGGTCAAGGCCACCCAACCGCTGCTCAAGCCGCTGCGCCGGTTCATTCCGAGCCTGTTCGGCCTGGACATGTCGTCGCTGGTGCTGGCCCTCGTGGTGCAGATGCTGCTGTTCGCCGTGATCCTGCTGCTCAGCGGCTACAAGGTCGATGTGCTGTTCCTGGCGCCGTGGGCGCTGATCGGCATCTTCGCGCTGTTCCTGAAGATCCTGTTCTGGGCCATGATCATCAGCGTGGTGCTGTCCTGGGTCGCGCCGGGCAGCCACAACCCCGGCGCCGAACTGGTGCAGCAGATCACCGAGCCGGTGCTCGCGCCGTTCCGCCGCCTGGTGCCGAACCTGGGCGGCCTGGACATCTCGCCGATCTTCGCCTTCATCGTCCTGCAACTGCTGCAGAGCTGGCTGATCCCGCGCCTGGCCTACTACGCCCTGATGCCGCGGGAACTGTTCGGCCTGATCTGA
- the proC gene encoding pyrroline-5-carboxylate reductase: MSDTRIAFIGAGNMAASLIGGLRAKGLEAARIRASDPGAETRARVGAEHGIETFADNAQAIDGADVVVLAVKPQAMKAVCEAIRPSLKPNQLVVSIAAGITCASMTAWLGEQPIVRCMPNTPALLRQGVSGLYATAAVSAAQRRQAEELLSAVGIALWLEQEQQLDAVTAVSGSGPAYFFLLIEAMTAAGVKLGLPKETAERLTLQTALGAAHMAVSSDVDAAELRRRVTSPAGTTEAAIKSFQADGFEALVEKALGAAAHRSAEMAEQLGR, translated from the coding sequence ATGAGCGATACACGCATTGCCTTTATCGGTGCCGGCAACATGGCGGCCAGCCTGATCGGCGGCCTGCGGGCCAAGGGTCTGGAAGCGGCGCGGATCCGCGCCAGCGATCCGGGCGCAGAGACCCGCGCCCGGGTCGGCGCCGAACACGGCATCGAGACCTTCGCCGACAACGCCCAGGCCATCGACGGCGCCGACGTGGTGGTGCTGGCGGTCAAGCCCCAGGCCATGAAAGCCGTGTGCGAAGCGATCCGCCCGAGCCTCAAGCCGAACCAGCTGGTGGTGTCCATCGCCGCCGGCATCACCTGCGCCAGCATGACCGCCTGGCTCGGCGAGCAGCCGATCGTGCGCTGCATGCCCAACACCCCGGCGCTGCTGCGCCAGGGCGTGAGCGGCCTGTACGCCACCGCTGCCGTCAGCGCCGCGCAGCGCCGGCAGGCCGAGGAACTGCTGTCCGCCGTGGGCATCGCCCTGTGGCTGGAGCAGGAGCAGCAGCTGGACGCCGTCACCGCCGTGTCCGGCTCAGGCCCGGCCTATTTCTTCCTGCTGATCGAAGCCATGACCGCCGCCGGCGTCAAGCTCGGCCTGCCGAAGGAAACCGCCGAGCGCCTGACCCTGCAGACCGCCCTGGGCGCCGCGCACATGGCCGTGTCCAGCGACGTCGACGCCGCCGAACTGCGCCGCCGCGTGACCTCGCCGGCCGGCACCACCGAAGCCGCCATCAAATCGTTCCAGGCCGACGGCTTCGAAGCCCTGGTGGAAAAGGCCCTCGGCGCCGCCGCGCACCGTTCGGCCGAAATGGCCGAGCAACTGGGCCGCTGA